The sequence GTCCGATAGAGTTTCAAGTTTACCAAGGAAGGCTTCCCCAAGGCGTAATCGAGAGAGGAGGTCTAGGCGCCATCGTAAAGTCGCTGCAGGTACAAAGGACAATGATTTGAGTTAAAGTTTTGTTCAGAAGAGTTACTTTTATGCCTTTTCAACAACCccatttaaaatatatatatatacactggGGCTAGGATGGTTGTGCAAGATGAGTGCTCTAATTCTATTTCTACATAGTTCATTGTgtcattctttctttcttctattgGACTTTCCATTCATTTTTCATGTATATAGAGCAGACCAAACTATATCtaataataattgttttatGGGTTGCTCCCAAAGTCTACTTATATTTCACCCCTCTTTATTACTTCCTTCTTTTCCAATTCTCTTATTTCAGGCTTTACTAGTCTTATATAtgtgattattattattattattattattattattattattattattgatgtTGTTGTTGACAAGTGggcaagtttcaaattcaacccTCAATTGGGACCTTCATTGAGAAGAAAGGCAAGAATTGACTATTGAGCTGAGTTTCCAAGCTTCCAACTAATTTCCAGCTTTTGTCCCTTTgaatgttattattataataatatttgatTGTTGACAATTGTGTATAGtctatttattataataataatatttgattgttagacaattgtttgttttcttttatcaatAGTTCTACCAATTCATACGTTACCACAAAtgattgaaattcaatttctttatTTCTATCTTCCATTTTTAATGGAAACTTTGAAGGTTCATCTGTTTACCCTTGATCAATGACCTACAAAACCTTTGTAGTGGATGAAATCTATGTATTTTCTCcccaaaaaatttatttatttgcaTTTTCCCAAATTCATTATTTGCTTATtcatcataaaagaaaatttggttACAAAAGAAACTCCTTTAAAAATCTACATAAGAGCGAATATTGCTTGAAATGTACATGTTTTACTTTAGAATATCATTTGCATTGTATGTGATTTCTTAAGTTTCTTGAAAGGGACCattcaattttgaaatttcatAATTGAGCTTTTATAGGAAAAAAAGAGTAGAAGATAAATTTTCACAAATAGAACAAATGTCAAACTAtataaaaattgtaaaaagaaaaaacatcgATAAACTTTTACCAACTTCTATCGATGAGACTTATACTAGTTTGCATTGTTGAAGAATATtaatgatagacttctatctcAAAGTCTATAgctttgtatcagttttttttAACAACGATCAACGTCTATCAAGGGCATATTTGTAAATTATCATAAATGAAAGAGAATATTACTTACTTTTTCtgcttttcattttttgaactaaaagaagaaaaatacgTTTCTTCGTTAGATAGTGATATTGATACTTTATATACCTAAGTTAACGATAATGAGTAATGACAAACAATAAAACAACCTTTCCATTTTCGTTTATTGGTCAAAGAAAATTGTTAGGGAGGAggacaaatttaatatattttgacTAAGTCCATCgaatttttaaaatcattagTTCATTTCAAATCAAATGTAATATTTGAAGAGCAGTACTCACATGGACTAGTACTTCTACATTCGACTCTCATCATACATGTTATGTGCAATTATGTATaggtaaaaaataaaaataaaagtaaaacaaaGAAGTTACCTAATTTCAAAGAACATATCTAACCATGGCAAAAAGTAAAAGTGTTCTTAACATAGGAAGGAAAGACAATTAGGCAATTGGGTGAGGTTGAGGTCAATTGGACTTTCATGGCTTACCGACCTACTTTGGTAGAGGAGCTAGAGCATGGGCCAATTGGGTATTTACAACCCCCTGACCCTTTTTTGTTGAGACGGTTGAGCCTAGTAATCTCATAGAGATGGCTGATCTGAGTCGACTATTATGATAGGAAACATTCTGAGTGGTCCAAACCTACCCCTGAGTATATAGTTTTTCTCAAATAGGAAAAGTAGATTTCAAATTTGGAAGAGAAGGGAAACCTCTTAACCTTATTCTATAGAGTATGACATTTGTCCAAGATGTAAGCTCAACTCCTTCCTAAAAACTATTTTCTCTCACTTTTGGTAAAATATTAACTTAAGTATTATAGTGTTTGTAGCAAGTATCATATCGATGTGTTatcttttcttgaatttatTATATGACGATTTGAATGACCAACCATGTGGTGCACTATATATAAACTCTTTAATTCTATTAACACTTTCAATCGTTTAGAGAGCTAGAATGTAATCAAGATTACTAGAAATTAGAGAAGTGTTAGAAAGCGTGAGTAATCGAcaacaaaagtaaaaaaaagCTTGAAACTAGTAAGAAATGAGATAAATCGGATCCAAAACGTCCGATCCAAACATAGGTTTTGCATTacaatataataaaattcatttCTTTATCACACACTAGTAATAAAATTCATCTTTGCCTTGTGGTTAACACATTACTATTGAACCACATAATTTTTTATTTCGTAATAaagaaatctaaaatttttcatTTCACAATAAAGAAATCCAAAGAAAATATGGGTCTAAATTATTACCCCTCAAATTTTAGTGATTAAAAGttaagaagatgaagaaattaaaacgaaaaaaaaagaggcACTTAGGTTCTGGCTTTGCTCACCTCATGTCAGCCGGCAGGGGCTCGGCCTAGCGATCCGATTCTGCAGCTTTTTATGGAGTTTGACCGATCGGTACTAATGGAATAACTCTTTCCGCCATAACCCCATTGCAGTTTCTCATCATCATGTTCTCTCGTTTCTTCACTTCCCAATTCCCATGGATTTCCCTTCCCTTCTTCTTCACCTTCTTCCTCCTTAACATCCCTTCAACCACTTCCATGGTACAATATCGGAACTCCGGCACCGATGCCCTTTACGATCAGCATTGCAATCAAATCGTTCCCAAATCACCTTTAGACATCGACCCATCTTCCTTCGCTGCTCCCACTCCCAGGCTACAGTTCAGGAACAGTTATTTCTCTGGTGGCGACAAGATCATCGGTCAAACCCCAGGTTCGGCCGCCCCTGTTTCTCCTCGATATGTGTTTCTTTATACCCTCAATGCCCATAAAACCGTCACCCCTGGCGTGATTAAACTTCAAGCTAGTTTGGCTCTTCGAGGCTCCACCTCATATTTTGGTTCTTTTGACAATTCCAAACACCGTGGTTTGCGATTGGTTCGGTATCGAGGACCGAAGACTCAGCCCTGGAGGCGGAGAGTGGGATTTGGGCTTGATGGGTTTTGGTCGGAAACATCTGGGAAGGTATGTATGGTTGGATCAGGTACGAGTTTAATGAATTCAGGGgatttacaaaatttgaatgtTGTTCTAAAGCTGGATTATCCGACAAACGTTACCATTTTACATAGTTTGATTACTGGAACTTTGGAAAGTTTGAATGACAATAGTGGTCCGCAATTTTTTGAGCCTGTTTCAATCTTGAGTCTAGCACAGGGTACGGATTACAAGTATACCTTTATAGATAAAGGAGTTGAGGATTGCTTGAGTGGGAATCTTAGAGGTTTAAATCTATCTCAAGATGTATGTTCTGTAATTGGTATGCTTACTGATACTTTTGACTTGGAGTATGAGAGTGACTGTGATGATGTGAACTGCAATCCTTTAGGTAAGAATGTCAAAGACTTGCCTGTTTCAATGAATTATGAAGGAATTGAGTGCACACATGAGGGAAAATTGCGAATGTTATTGCACTTTGCGAACTCAAGCTATCATGTCAATAGATATTCGTTGGTACCTAACGACACTTTGATTGCTGAAGGAATTTGGGATCAGAAGGAAAACCGGCTTTGTGCTGTTGTCTGCCGAATTCTGAACTATACACAATCGTTAACCAATGCTTCTGTTGGAGATTGTTCAATAAGGTTTAGTCTGATATTTCCTGCTGTTTTCTCTATCAGAAACCGAAGTACTGTTGAGGGTCAAATATGGAGCACGAAGTCTGCAAATGAGCCGGGTTACTTTAAGAAAATTTGGATTCGCAGTTATAATGAAATGTTTTTAGATCCTTCTCAAATCAAATATGAATATACTGAGGTTGGAGCACAAAGTTCTTGCCCCCAAAGCAAGAACGTTCATGGTAAGGGAAAGACATACCCTAGTGTTAATTCATCTGACATGAGGTTTTATGTATCCTTAAAGAACAGCGAAGG comes from Cucumis melo cultivar AY chromosome 12, USDA_Cmelo_AY_1.0, whole genome shotgun sequence and encodes:
- the LOC103486411 gene encoding uncharacterized protein LOC103486411, translated to MFSRFFTSQFPWISLPFFFTFFLLNIPSTTSMVQYRNSGTDALYDQHCNQIVPKSPLDIDPSSFAAPTPRLQFRNSYFSGGDKIIGQTPGSAAPVSPRYVFLYTLNAHKTVTPGVIKLQASLALRGSTSYFGSFDNSKHRGLRLVRYRGPKTQPWRRRVGFGLDGFWSETSGKVCMVGSGTSLMNSGDLQNLNVVLKLDYPTNVTILHSLITGTLESLNDNSGPQFFEPVSILSLAQGTDYKYTFIDKGVEDCLSGNLRGLNLSQDVCSVIGMLTDTFDLEYESDCDDVNCNPLGKNVKDLPVSMNYEGIECTHEGKLRMLLHFANSSYHVNRYSLVPNDTLIAEGIWDQKENRLCAVVCRILNYTQSLTNASVGDCSIRFSLIFPAVFSIRNRSTVEGQIWSTKSANEPGYFKKIWIRSYNEMFLDPSQIKYEYTEVGAQSSCPQSKNVHGKGKTYPSVNSSDMRFYVSLKNSEGQIARGYASPLFYGQRAYRRFANFSRSEDRETPTALDANGNGLLNISYRISFRSPDFKLAGENFSSKKVLISAEGIYDRNTGSLCMTGCWQRELMKTRILDCQIVVKVQFPSLDASGMDHIQGTIASKRSKSDPFYFDDLELSSVSLYRKQAEESLWRMDLEITMVLISNTLACLFLVLQLFYVNKHPEVLPFVSVLMVIITCLGHMIPLLLNFEALFAAKRNQQSVFLGSGGWLEVNEVIVRVVTMVAFLLQLRLLQLTWSSRQGNTSEKGLWDSEKKVTYLTLPLYAVGISIAWLVYKWRSSYNSSYRPFFQPIHKGYRFLPTRQFGYQQNSFWEVLKSFAGLVLDGFLVPQIIFNLIFDSKEKALSFSFYMGTTFVRLLPHAYDLYRAHHTSWYLDLSYIYANHKLDFYSTAWDIIIPCSGILLALLIFLQQRFGGRCILPRVFRKQVPSYDQVPTISNEEL